Part of the Citrus sinensis cultivar Valencia sweet orange chromosome 2, DVS_A1.0, whole genome shotgun sequence genome, TGAAAATATCCTACAGTAAGAACAAAAATGGCAGTCCTTAGCTGGAGAATGATTTTCCCCAAACAAAGCAGAACTGCCAGATAAGATAATGAAAGAAAGGTATCATGTATCCAGTATAATTGATGTAACACAtgattttgattcatcaatGTTAGATTCCTAATGTACAAACAATTGCACTATTGACTTCAACACGTAAGCCAACCACTATCGCAGAAAATCAAACAGAAGTAACTGATGTACAAAGGTATTAAGAAGCAGCCGAGTGATAATAAAGctcaataaatcaaaagaaaatgacatgGATCTAAAAATGTCTAGGTCATATATCAACTCCCAGTCCATTAATTCAACCAAAAAGCATAGAGTTCAAGTTGATACCTTATGTGTCAGACCAAAAACATCTTATTATCAAACACGACATAACATAGTCAGAAAGTGACTGCCTATAGTCAACCAAAAGCAAGAAAAGCAATAAATTGTTATTAGCAATTCAACACTGGTCTAACTTGAAAgctaaataacttaatattgaAGCCAATGTAGTCTCAAACAAAGAACCTATCCTGTTCACAACATGAATCCAATGTAATCTCTAAACCAATAACACAAAAGCCAATTACTCAGATTGAAAGTTCTCCGCATTTCGTTTGAAAACCACATAAACCAtttccttctcttcttttttctcctcaAACCCACAATAAACTCCCTCTTCTCTCAATCTAAACTATCTAATAAACACTAAATcatagttaaaaattaataatcaaaagCCAATATCACAAATCAAGCAATTAAGAACATCACCAACAACAAACCCATCAACCAATTTAACCTCCCAAAACCTAACGAACAAATTCACATAATCAAAAAACATCccacacaaaaaaaagaacaaaaatttagCATTTTGAAATACCGGAATGTATTTGAATTTCCGCCGAGGGGGCTCATCCGGCGCCGTATCATCCTTAACAGAATCCTTCCCGCCACCGTTAATGATGTTACCGTTGTTGTTACCGCCGTTATCTCGCTGAGAAAGTGGGGCCCACTTGTACAACAACAAATGCGAGCCATTATTTCCATTAGTACTAGAAGCGTTACCGTTGCTGCTGCTATTGAGATTTTGATGAGCGTGATTGTTGTTACCGCTGCTGTTGTTAGACGGAGAAACGTGGATCCATCGTTTCTTCCACTTTCTGACCGGTCCGCTGAACACCGTGGCTGGACCGTACCGGGTCGATGACCGGCCGAGTCGGGCCCCGACTCCCTCCattatttgattcttttaattttgatggcGTATCGGGCTGAGTTGAGAGTCGTGTGACTCGGTTGACAATTAGGAACTttagagagagtgagagacaGGTGTGCCTATTATCTTCTGCGGTTTCTTAGTTTGGGTAGATTTGAATAGTGGGCCAATCAGGACCGTTCAAATTGTGGTCCGGTTTCTAAAGCGCAATGATTGGAACTTTTGGGATTGGGATGGTTGACAATTTAGTTTTGAGTTGCTAAAATTCACCGCCATACCTACGCGATGTTTTATATCATCAATTCTTTGGTtcagtaataaaaattacaaatgagcaagatttgataattttgacGACGCATTTTATcgaatccttttttttttttttttcaatattacaTTATAAGTTTGAAAATCTTTTGTAAGGGAGTACAGAGACCTACACTGCGAGTCGAAGAATGCTTAAATTACTAGAATTATGTACAAATTCATACGCCAGATTTAAATATTGGATTTTTGCTCTATACATCGATAAAAATATCCAATGctcttaacaaaaataatatttttttttaaagagtacCTTACAATTTAGGCACTGTCAAATAAggatatttatttagtttttatattttaatttaaatatttgtttagtaattatattttaaaagtattttaaaacactcttattgttaaatatattatattcttacccttacttcttttatttttataataataattttgcaaCAATACTTCTTGGGGAtgttaatgaaaagaaaaaaattaatttattaaatcagccttcaaagtaaaataaaaattagtgtaaatcttttgtgttattattttacctctacgattaattttataaatttatttgtttataaataattattactaaaattattataagggTATTAAACATTATCTGAAGCTGGCTggtactaattaatttataaaataataaatagcaAGGTTGTTGTAAGGGAACAGAAAATactaattcttttataatgatatttgttagttaatttactaataaataattattggttagtttgctaattaactttttcaatagataaataaattaatatcatgaGTATTGTAgcaagagttttttttttttttttaaatcaaagaaaaaaataagggtaagAAGAGTGTAACATATTTAAGGGTATTGAtattttgaggtattttttaaACGTAAGGAGTAAACAgacacttaaattaaaatatagaatTAAACGAGTATTTACCCATTAAATTGTGGATCGATCTCGAGGGAATGGATTATTTCTAGCCTTTGTAATATTACCAAGACCTGTGGCATCTAAGTGGATCTCAAATAGCGAGAACCCAAGATAAGTAGTTTTTGTCAAAAACTTTTAAggcattaaattcaaattttatgagGTGGGACAttatcacaaaaaataaacagggaaaaattatattagtataagaaatataaatataataagggaatataatatttcttgTAACAAAGCGATCGTGTGCTGATAACATGTTGTAAGTAGAGTGATTTTAGGAAGTATTAGAGGATAAGTAATTAACTAAATGGAAGGGGGAGTACGTAAGGCATGAAAGCTATGCCTTCGTCTCGATTTTATTCGATtgtaaatttttgataaataatagcATACAAAGTGTATAAGCAGTCTGGCGTGTTTATGATATCATGCTGTCTCCACTTTTGATGTGAGAAGCACATGAGCGGTGTGTGCACGGCTACAAGGCTTATGCGCGTTTTTTCAAGATTTTCCAAAATCAGCTTTGATCAGCATATGCTTCTCATTTGTGTGATTTGAGTGTTTTGTCTTGTGGTGGAAATCCACCAAGTTCGCAACATTTATCTGTTTATTAAATTCTCTTCGTCCTTACatgtaattttgtttaaagataaattagtaataaaaaaggttattgaatgaaaataatttattttaatgaattttttggaaataataatctaaattgAACTGAACCgatttctttatatatatatatatatatattaatttttagttctttctCATATAAACCCAtggattttcttaattttaaaaaacgaACCAAAGACGGTTCGGTTTTTTCCGGTACAAcagtttttactttttaccCACTCCTAACCATAGCAAACGCCGCTGTTTGTCACTAATTTTCCCATCGCCACTCCTTTCAATGGAGGCTAACAGCTTCCTCTCTGGCTCCACAATTCCATTAATACAAACTCCCAGAAAGTTACCATCTTTATCTTTCGCTCAATCTCATTCTCACCTGTCGGCCTCTTTCCGAGCCCATAAGTTGTTGGTTCCACAAAGCTTACGGTCTTCTAGAAGACTAGAGTGTGTAAATTTCGcggaaaaagtaaaaaataatggtgACAAATATGAGAAAGATTTTGATTCCGggattaagaagaaaaatctgGCGGTATTCGTGTCCGGCGGTGGCTCAAATTTCCGGTCCATTCACGCCGCCTGCCTTGCTGGTTCTGTTTATGGAGACGTCGTCGTTTTGGTCACTAATAAACCCGGTAAATTACGTTTAAATTGTCCTCACACGTTTTCGTTTTAGGTGCTTAGCCTCTCctttgtattttgaatttgtaattatgGACTTCATTATGAGATAATTCtgctttgtttatttaatacGAGTTCCCACGTTTACAGATTGTGTTTGTCTTCTGACTCTGATAAAAAGAGTGGCTTCCATCCATTCAATGTGTGTGTGCTTGCTGAGCAGCAATgctataaatatttaaacttGCTTGAGAAGCATAATagattgttaaaattaactcatCGGTGCCCtttctatctttttcttctaagttaaaattagcTCCTCTTtcccaaaaaggaaaagaaaaaaaaggttgaaatttgcattattattaatttatactaTGTTCCTCTGTGTAACAGATTGTGGAGGTGCAGAGTATGCGAGAGATAACAGCATCCCGGTTATTTTGTTCCCCAAAACTAAAGATGAGCCTAATGGTTTATCTCCAAATGATTTTGTAGCTGCTCTTAGGTTAGACTCTTTTCATTTAGCCACtgtatattttcatatttattgtgAATCTCCTAGAACGACTGTTGCTATAAAATCTATTGCTTACATGGTAGTCATAAACTAAAAAGTCATAATGCATTGCAGAAAAAATTGGATATGATGGATTAATTTTCAGCTTCCTAATCATTGAGTTTCTGTAGCAGTAGAGTGTTACTCACAATAAAGTTCTTGTGTATTTTCTGATAATCTTCAGGTACCTGAGAATAGATAACACTTATTTGCATTTGCTGTTTTATGTTAATCAGCGAAGTCAATGTTGACTTCATTCTTCTAGCTGGATACCTGAAACTAATACCTATGGAATTGATTAGAGCTTATCCAAGATCCATTGTAAATATCCATCCATCACTGCTTCCAGCCTTTGGAGGCAAAGGCTATTATGGTATGAAGGTGCATAAAGCAGTGATTGCTTCTGGAGCTAGGTACTTTGCAGCGTTTGCTGTCACTTTATTTCCCTTATTTGTCTTCTTAAACTATGTGCTATGGCTCTCATCCTCTTCATATTTGTTTACTATATTAAATACGGAGAAAgtttctcatcttttttttttttcttttctctttgtgTTTGGTCAGATACTCTGGTCCAACTATTCATTTTGTTGATGAACATTATGACACGGGACGAATTCTTGCCCAAAGAGTTGTCCCTGTGCTCTGGAATGACACAGCAGAGGATCTGGCTGCAAGAGTTCTTCTGGAGGTAGTGTGATTTATCATTTACTTTTGAAAAGATGCTTGTTTGGGAATCACTGAATGATCAACCTCTATTTGCAATGAAATTGAGTATTTGCCATCATTATAAATGCCCTTAATagtaaatttgatatttaggAGGCATCTGCTATCATTCCAATGATGAAACCAAGTTCCTGTTGTTAAGGGAACAACTTATGTATGATGAAAATATGGACTTGTTACTTACTGTTGCATCTTGCAATTCAAAATTGGCTTTGGCTTTTCTCCTCTTGAGTGTAGGAACATCGATTATATGTGGATGTTGCATCAGCTTTATGTGAGGAGCGAGTGGTTTGGAGGGAAGATGGCGTCCCTGTCATTCGGAGCAAAGAGAATCCAGATGAGTTCAGCTAGTAGCAGAAAGTACCAGCTTCTTTTTGCCCTCTTCTGTAGGTTTTGAGGCCACTGACTGATAATCTTTTACCAAATTTTAATAGTCTACTCTCATGCTTTACATTTTCAAAGTTACGAGCTTCACCATATAACACTTTGTTACCTCATACTAGATTTTCCAGTTCTTTTGCAGGTCTTAATTTATAGAGAAGTCTGGCGTGCATGccaatagtttttttttccccccttctTTTTGGTGGTGTGTGTGATATACTTGGAGGcttgttttcaatttgtttctcAGCTGAGAATATGATGATAGATTTCTGGGCATTTTGCTCATTCATATTCTTGGagtttgtatttatttatttatttattatttactttttccaCATATTTGCCTGCTGACTTAAAAAGTGGTGGGCGTTGATAAATAATCTGATTATGTATGGACAATTTTTCTGTACCATTAATCTTTGAATGAGttgaacaaatttttaaagctaTAGCAACTCATAGGTGCCTGTATCAATGTTAATTTATGGACTCAAGGGAAGCTGATTTGTGTTCATGTTACGCCATGTGTGGATTTGCTACGGGTACTGCTAAATCTTGAATAATTGGGAACAAATGATTTCGCATTGTTGCGGCGATTATCAAATGCTACTAATTACTAGATTTGTCGCATcgtctaaataaattatcataaaagtTGAAGCAAGAAAGAGTTGGTATCGGAAACAACTGAACTGTATGAAACAGTCTGTCACGAGATGAGTTTTATTACGAGCAATCGGCATTAATCTCCGGTTACGGGAGATTTGAGCGGCCCGCGACAAGTGGCTTACTTAGCATAgacaaatttaaaacaaaatgctgCTGCGGGTGCATGTGCTTTACAGAACACTGCATCACACTGGATCGCATTTAGTTTTTTGTGCGATGTGCGGCTGAGATCTTTCCTCCTGACCCAAACTTGGTCTAGGTCATTATATATTTCGTTATATAAACACCACTTCAGCCGCTGGGTAGGGCTTCGAAATGTTTTTAACTTTGCAAACCTTTTCTTTCTGGTTTCTCGCACAATTAGTGTTAGTGATTGAGCTGGGTTATTGGATATTGAGTCTTGGTATTGTTTTGTTATGCTCATGGATGAGGCTACATGTACCAAGATTAGGGTGTAAATGATAAGATACCCTTGATCTTGAACTGCCAGAGCGGCTGTAgctaaattaaatcaaatggcTGAGAGGTTTACTGGCCGGTGGTTGTGTTTCCAGTCGACTAATCTGCTTACCGAACCTCTTACACttacttgatttattttagaaaatattgttattttttcaacaaggAAATTGTTCAACGAGAAGGGGAGAGAAGAAGGAAATGGCATAGGATTTAGCCTTTTTAAGAGACCCTTCTCTTACATAAAAATATGTCACCTTCCAGGCAATCTGCCTTGATTTCCCAGCAGTGTTGCGTCAAACggtgtctatatatatttttttctgtatTTTCTTCTTACTTTTCCAGTTTTGgtcttcatttttcattcttttctttttttcattatttttggCAAATGAAGAATCtgtaaccttttttttttttttgggaggaGACCTTGAAAGAAACTATCTTTATTGTTCTTTTGTGCGTTTTAAAGAAGTGATGGGTTGTTAATAGTTCTTTTGGATGCCATGAAATTCATTACATagatgtcatttttataatgCATTAATACTGAGTTGAAAAGAGTGAATGAACCTTCTGTTTTTGGACCCTCATTTGCAGAAACTTAATCTAGAGAAGAACTCtatttataatcaataattGCAGGACCTATTCCATAAGCCTCATTCCTAATTTGAGGCCAGAAAGTTGCATACACAATAGCATTTCATTGAACTATCTAAACAAAACAAGGCTCTTGCGTCCAATTTTGCTTACGCGGATGCCCAATTCTTTGGCTCCAACCCCAACTCCATTCCAGAAACACCTTAACTTACAAGTACAATAACTCGACGAGACAAATATTCGTACAAAAAGAAGCCCACGAATAAACGTTAACGCAGGCATGGATGCATACTAGCCATAGGCCTGGTTGGGGTAATCCAATTCTTGAAGGAGCATTGGCGTCCAGCTAATTCCAAAATCAGAGATTCAATCACTTACCCAATGCTCCTAacgaaataatttaaaaacaaaaaacaaaaaataattacttctAAAACAACCTATGCAATAATTTGATCTATACAAAATTTCCTCCTTGAGCTAATTGCCCATGTCATCGCCACCGTGACTGAATGCAGCAGTTAGCTGCCCAAATTTCAAGCCAGCCTTACTGGCAAAGTTATCTCTGCAGTTATAAGGACTCACTTGCAAGGTTACAAAACCAATTGACCGATTTGATGCAAACCCCCCTTCAAATTTCAATGTACTCGCAACTGCATTGGTCGTACGCTTATAGGGACTAAACCATTTAGCCTGCATGTATCCATTCCTCCTCCATGGCGGCACAGACAGTTCGGCTGACTTAATTGATTCTCTAGCAGCACCACACATTAGCCTCAGAATCTGCTTAAGCGTCCCCGGTTTGCCAACAAATATTGGTGGGAAAAGATTCACTAGAGACATGTAACCATCCGCGGCACGAGCAATTTCAAATTGTGCAGCTAAGTTTACTTCAATAATGTATCGATTTGCACCAAGATTCACGTCTACAAATTCATAATTCCCACATGGGAACTTGGCAGTTTTCTCCCACCGTGACTTGCAGAGACCTGATTTACATACATAATTCATGGAATCAGATAAGAGATATATAAACTAAGCAATTAACGTGCCAGAAGCTGCAAggaattttgattgattttaggGTGTGTTTGTAACTACTATCCATATATGaatctgtttttatttttgaatctATTGTGTGTTAGCGCTGATATCTAATGAAAAAGCACAGTAAGTAGCTAAAGTACCTACCTACCTAGCTACTTTTAATTGACAGCTTGACATCAATTCATTCATACTCCTATTCTACTCCAAATTCCAGTTACGAATTTTTGTCTTTGTAATCTCCTAATTCTTTCAAAAGCTTCTTcaaaaaagtataaatttaaataacgaACGGAGAACAACAACGATTAAATTGGTAAATAATCATACATATTGTTATCAAACTAAGTCAAAATCCCAAACTGTTTGTTgtaatttggtaaaattagACATAAAAAAGGAGCATGAGCAaatttgcataattaaatttctttattgatcaaaaattctttttttttaatatatatatatatatatattaattaaagttgAATATTTGAAACTAACCAGCATCAAATCCTTTATCACGCAAATGACTCATCAGCCGTCGTTTAAAAGCCGGCGACGATGCATCTCCTAAAACGGTGCATGCAAACTCTGTCTCTTCACGAATCCTTCGCTTATCATCATGATCTTGATCATCACACTGACGTCCGAAAAACAAACCCTGTAACATCTCTTTCTTCTCAGAATCACGCCAATAACTTCCCATTTCCGAGTCATTCCCTTCGTCTTCATCTTCGTcgtctttattatttttctcatcaaCAACCACACCATCTTTCTCAAT contains:
- the LOC102606699 gene encoding uncharacterized protein LOC102606699 → MEGVGARLGRSSTRYGPATVFSGPVRKWKKRWIHVSPSNNSSGNNNHAHQNLNSSSNGNASSTNGNNGSHLLLYKWAPLSQRDNGGNNNGNIINGGGKDSVKDDTAPDEPPRRKFKYIPIAVLEEQKRAAENEAAENAENDAKPTNTDPSAAEPVPRNDGFDGKPDINDVPMEENQDDEQIVRQDLNESTLDLRLGLKAHDGDSDSRTDQT
- the LOC102631099 gene encoding phosphoribosylglycinamide formyltransferase, chloroplastic codes for the protein MEANSFLSGSTIPLIQTPRKLPSLSFAQSHSHLSASFRAHKLLVPQSLRSSRRLECVNFAEKVKNNGDKYEKDFDSGIKKKNLAVFVSGGGSNFRSIHAACLAGSVYGDVVVLVTNKPDCGGAEYARDNSIPVILFPKTKDEPNGLSPNDFVAALSEVNVDFILLAGYLKLIPMELIRAYPRSIVNIHPSLLPAFGGKGYYGMKVHKAVIASGARYSGPTIHFVDEHYDTGRILAQRVVPVLWNDTAEDLAARVLLEEHRLYVDVASALCEERVVWREDGVPVIRSKENPDEFS
- the LOC102630800 gene encoding uncharacterized protein LOC102630800, giving the protein MAKIPVRFKRVAAAFDEVAKARICESSGSEHSPLPESFTDLSHLVNCFIEKDGVVVDEKNNKDDEDEDEGNDSEMGSYWRDSEKKEMLQGLFFGRQCDDQDHDDKRRIREETEFACTVLGDASSPAFKRRLMSHLRDKGFDAGLCKSRWEKTAKFPCGNYEFVDVNLGANRYIIEVNLAAQFEIARAADGYMSLVNLFPPIFVGKPGTLKQILRLMCGAARESIKSAELSVPPWRRNGYMQAKWFSPYKRTTNAVASTLKFEGGFASNRSIGFVTLQVSPYNCRDNFASKAGLKFGQLTAAFSHGGDDMGN